TGGGATATTGGGCCTTAAACGTCGCCTTGACGACGGCGGGCACCTGCGCGGCTTTCAGCATCTGGGCTTGGGCTCCGAACGTGAGTAGAGCCAATGCGGCCAATAGGAGGGTCTTTTTCATGGTTTTAAGGGGTAAGGAAATTAGGTCCCGGAATAGGGGTAAAAAGTGCTAGTAGATAGGGCGTCCCATCAAAAGCAAGCCAAAATTCGGGCTGCTGCCTTGCCAAACCCATGACAAACAGCCCTCTCCTTGCGTGACTTTTGTCATGCCCAGGCCGGTGGCTTTTAATTAATTTCACTGCTTGCCATTCCCCTAACCTGCCTACCATGTTGAATAAAAAATTAGCTTGGCCACTGATAGCGACGGCGGGCGGCGGGGTGGCGTTGGGCTTGCTCTACCCCCTGCGGCAGCGGGCCGCCCGCCGCTTGCGCCGCGATGCAACCTGGCTGTTCGCCCAGGCCGCCGATGCGCCGGGCCAGACGTACCACGAAGCACAGCTGGCCGGGCTGCCTGCACCGGTGCAGCGTTACTTTCGCCACGTACTACGCGAGGGGCAGCCCTACTTGCGTGGGCTGCGGCTGCGGCACGGCGGCCAGTTTAAAACGGACCTGAAAAAGGACTGGCTAGCCATCGAAGGCCAGCAGTACGTGACGGCCGACCCGGCGGGCTTCATTTGGCAGGGCACCACGCGTTGGTTCCGCGTCCGCGATGAGTACGTAGCCGGGCGCGGGAGCCTATTGGTGCGGCTGCTCGGGGCCGTGCAGGTTGTAAGTGGCAGCGGGCCGCACTACGATGAGGGCGAGTTACTGCGCTGGCTGGTCGAAAGCCCCTGGCTGCCTACCAACCTGCTGCCAAGTTCGCGCGTTGCCTGGACGGCTGTAGACGACCGTTCCGCCCGGCTTACGTTCAGCCAAGGGGGGCAGTCGGTGGCTTGCCTCATGGGCTTCAACGAGCAGGATGAAATAGCCACGTCCGAAACCCAGCGCTATATTGACGAAACCACGCGGGTGCCCTGGGTGTGCAGCTACGCGCAGTACCGGCGGTGGCATGGCATGCTTATCCCCACCGATTGCGAAGCCAGCTACGTGGTCGACGGGCAGCGCCAGCCCTACGCGCACTTTGTCGTGCAAGAGCTGGACTATGAGCCATTGCGGCCTTTTTGATGTGGCAAGTTTAGGTCGTCTTATGCCTCTACCCTGCCCCTAGCTTTATCTGCGTTGCTCCTCGTAAAAGACCAGCCCTCGGCCTGTCCTTGGCGGGGTGCTGGTCTTTACGAACAACCAATGTGAAAAAACGCAAACTGGGGCCCGCCGGCCTCGAAGTATCGGCCCCGGGGCTGGGCTGCATGGGCCTGAGCCACGGCTACGGCCCGGCCACCGACGTGGCCGAGGCCACCCGGCTCATCCGGGCGGCCGTAGATTTGGGCGTCACCTTTTTTGACACCGCCGAGGCCTACGGCGAGGCCAACGAGCGGCTGGTGGGTACGGCCCTGGCCCCAGTCCGCGACCAGGTGGTCATCGCCACCAAGTTCGGCTTCAAGGAAGGCGCTCCGGCGCAGGGCCTCGACAGCCGACCGGCGCGCATCCGGCTGGTGGCCGAGCAGTCGCTCCGGCGCCTGGGCACCGACCGCATCGACCTGTTTTACCAGCACCGGGTAGACCCCAGCGTGCCGATGGAGGACGTGGCCGGCGCGGTGCGGGACCTGATTCGAGAGGGCAAAGTGAAATACTTCGGCCTCTCGGGGGCCGGGCCGGACGCCATTCGCCGGGCGCACGCCGTGCAACCGGTATCGGCTTTGCAAAGCGAGTACTCGCTGTGGTGGCGCGAGCCCGAGCAAAGCATGTTGCCCACGCTCAAGGCGCTCGGCATTGGTTTTGTGCCGTTCAGCCCGCTGGGCCGGGGCTTCCTCACCGGAGCCATCACCGCCGACTCGACCTTTGGCAGCGGCGACATTCGCAGCTCCCTACCCTGCTTCGAGGCCGAAGCCCGCCAGGCCAACCTGGCTCTGCTCGACTTCATCAAGCAGCTGGCCGAGCGCAAGCAGGCCACCCCGGCCCAGATTGCCCTGGCCTGGCTGCTGGCCCAAAAGCCTTGGATTGCGCCCATCCCCGGCACCACTAAGCTGGACCGCCTGCAAGAAAACGTGGGCGCGGCCAAGGTCGCGCTCACGCCCGATGATTTGCGGCAGCTGGAGCAAGCCATCAGCCAAGTAGCGATTCAGGGCGAGCGCTATAGCGCGCAGATGCAGCAGGCGATTAATCGGTAGAGCTTGGCCGTTAGCACGGCCAAGCACCCAAACCAAAAGAGCCGCGGGAGTTACCGCGGCTCTTTTGGTTTAAAACTCTACTAGCTAGTGGCTAAGCCACTACAGCAGCACCTATTTCAGCTTGACGACCTAGAGCGTGAGGACATTTATCTTTGCTGAAAAGGATGAAAAAATTTGCCCATCGCTATGCTGTCACGGACCGGCAGTGGGCGGTCATTGCGCCCCTACTGTCGGGCAAGGAAACAGACCGGGGCGTGACAGCACAGGACAATCGGGGGTTTTTCAACGCAGTGCTGTGGATTTTGCGTACTGGCGCACCGTGGGCCGATTTGCCCGAACGCTTCGGCAAGTTCAATTCTGTCTGCCGGCGTTTCCGACGTCTGGCCCAAAAAGGCGTGTGGGAGGCCGTGTTTGAGGCGCTGAAAGAACCGGACCTGGACTGGGTCATGCTCGATTCGACCATCCTGCGGGCCCACCAACACGCGGCGGGCCAAAAAAAAGCGACCCTGAAACCGAGTGCCTGGGCCGCAGCCGGGGCGGCATGAGCACCAAAATCCACGCCTGCACCGATGCGTTGGGCAACGCCATACGGCGCGTGGCGACGGGTGGGCAAGCCGGCGGCTGCCCGCAGGCCATTGGCTTGCTCGACGGCCTCTCGCCGGGCCAGGTTATCGCCGACACGAGCTACGATAGCGACGAAAACCGGGCCTATTGCGCCAAAAACAATATTGAGGTCGTCATTCCGAACCGACCGAATCGCACCGACCCTGCCCCCTTTGACGAAGAACAGCATGAGGACCGCAATAAAATCGAACGGTTCTTCAATCGAATGAAACGCTACCGCCGCCTGGCCACCCGCTACGAAAAAACAGCCGGGTCTTTCCTAGGGTTCTGGTATATAGCCGCAGCTTTGGATTGGTTGCGCTAAATGTCCTCACGCTCTAGGACGCCATTTGCTTTTCCTGCTCGGCGTGGTTGCCCAGGAATTGCTGGTGCGGGGCCTCCGTGCGCTCGGTGCCCAGGCTGGCCAAGTTCTCGCGCAGCTTGTCGGCCGGGAAGCCGGCGCCGTAGCACGGGGTGCCGGGCTGCTGGCGCCACGACTGGTGCAGGGTGCCGTCGTCCACGGCGTCGAAGCCCATTTCCTCGACCAGGGCCCTCACTTGTCGCTTGGTGGCGGCCTCGTCGCCGGTTGCGGGCAGCGAAATGCGGTCGGGCGTACCGGTAGGCTGACCCTTTTTTTCGAGGTGGTCGGCGTAGCTGCTGTTGAATACCTTCACCACCGGGCGGCCCAGGTACTGCACTGGCCCCTTACGGTGTCGCCATCGTCGGTAATGTGAGCGTTTTCGTTCAGCCCGGCCATCAGGGTGTTTTTCGGCTGGTAACCGGCCCGCAAGGCGGCCAACATGAACCCAATTGATGCGTTGCATTATGAATGAACCGGGCGCTACGCGGCGCCAGCTCATGCGTGACGCGTCAAACCGCGTCACCACTTCGGCTAGCCCTTACCGGCCAGCTTTGCGCGCACGGCTTTATACACCTCCACCCACCCTACCCCCACCAGGGCGGCCAGCGCGCACCAGCCCAGGGCCCCCAGCGGCACGGGAGCAAAACCAAACAGCCGCTGCGCCGCCGGCACGAACTGCGTGACCAGCAGCAGGGCCAGCGTGAGGCCGAGCATCAGCCAGAGCAGGCGATTGGGCACGCGCAGGGTCTGGAATATCGACTGCGTGAACGAGCGGTTGACCAGCGTGAGGCCGATGTTGCTAAGCACCAGCGTGGCGAAGGTTAGTGTGCGGACCACCGGCATGGCCTCGCCCTGCTGCATAAAGTAGTAGTACACGCCCAGCACGGCCGCCGCGATGCCCAGCCCCTGCGCCAGGCTGCGGCCCAGCTCGGCCCCGGCCAAAAAAGTGCTGGTGAGCGGGCGCGGGGGCTGGCGCATCTGACCGGCCTCGGCGGGCTCGTTTTCGAAAGCGATGGAGCAGGTGGGCCCCATCACCAGCTCCAGGAAAATGATGTGCACGGGCGTAAACAGGTTCTCCCACTTCCA
This genomic stretch from Hymenobacter sp. PAMC 26628 harbors:
- a CDS encoding DUF6544 family protein; translated protein: MLNKKLAWPLIATAGGGVALGLLYPLRQRAARRLRRDATWLFAQAADAPGQTYHEAQLAGLPAPVQRYFRHVLREGQPYLRGLRLRHGGQFKTDLKKDWLAIEGQQYVTADPAGFIWQGTTRWFRVRDEYVAGRGSLLVRLLGAVQVVSGSGPHYDEGELLRWLVESPWLPTNLLPSSRVAWTAVDDRSARLTFSQGGQSVACLMGFNEQDEIATSETQRYIDETTRVPWVCSYAQYRRWHGMLIPTDCEASYVVDGQRQPYAHFVVQELDYEPLRPF
- a CDS encoding aldo/keto reductase, translating into MKKRKLGPAGLEVSAPGLGCMGLSHGYGPATDVAEATRLIRAAVDLGVTFFDTAEAYGEANERLVGTALAPVRDQVVIATKFGFKEGAPAQGLDSRPARIRLVAEQSLRRLGTDRIDLFYQHRVDPSVPMEDVAGAVRDLIREGKVKYFGLSGAGPDAIRRAHAVQPVSALQSEYSLWWREPEQSMLPTLKALGIGFVPFSPLGRGFLTGAITADSTFGSGDIRSSLPCFEAEARQANLALLDFIKQLAERKQATPAQIALAWLLAQKPWIAPIPGTTKLDRLQENVGAAKVALTPDDLRQLEQAISQVAIQGERYSAQMQQAINR
- a CDS encoding NADPH-dependent F420 reductase, producing the protein MQYLGRPVVKVFNSSYADHLEKKGQPTGTPDRISLPATGDEAATKRQVRALVEEMGFDAVDDGTLHQSWRQQPGTPCYGAGFPADKLRENLASLGTERTEAPHQQFLGNHAEQEKQMAS